One Synechococcus sp. CC9605 genomic window carries:
- the menB gene encoding 1,4-dihydroxy-2-naphthoyl-CoA synthase translates to MSDMRQVLPGAPTAQWTPWGSYQDILVDRCADGLARVAINRPAKRNAFRPQTVMELCDAFTRIRDDRDIGVVLFTGVGPAPDGGYAFCSGGDQSVRGDGGYVGEDGLPRLNVLDLQRIIRSLPKVVIGLVAGYAMGGGQVLHLLCDLSLAADNAVFGQTGPKVGSFDGGFGAGYLARVVGQRKAREIWFLCRRYGAKEALEMGLVNAVVPLEQLEAEGVRWAREVLKHSPTAIRCLKAAFNAETDGLAGLQELAGNATHLFYRTEEAVEGRNAFLEKRSPDFSETGWLP, encoded by the coding sequence ATGAGTGACATGCGTCAGGTGCTCCCCGGTGCGCCAACCGCGCAATGGACACCGTGGGGCAGCTACCAAGACATCCTGGTGGACCGTTGCGCGGACGGCCTGGCGCGTGTGGCCATCAACCGCCCCGCCAAGCGCAACGCCTTCCGCCCGCAGACAGTGATGGAGCTCTGTGATGCCTTCACACGCATCCGGGATGACCGTGACATCGGTGTGGTGCTGTTCACGGGTGTTGGCCCAGCCCCCGATGGCGGTTACGCCTTCTGTTCCGGCGGCGACCAGAGTGTTCGCGGCGACGGCGGTTACGTCGGTGAGGACGGTCTGCCGCGCCTGAACGTGCTCGATCTGCAGCGCATCATCCGCAGCCTGCCCAAGGTGGTGATTGGCCTGGTGGCCGGCTACGCCATGGGCGGCGGCCAGGTGTTGCATCTGCTCTGCGACCTCAGCCTCGCCGCCGACAACGCTGTGTTCGGCCAGACCGGTCCCAAGGTCGGCAGTTTTGATGGCGGTTTTGGCGCGGGCTACCTGGCGCGGGTGGTGGGCCAGCGCAAGGCCCGTGAAATCTGGTTTCTCTGCCGCCGTTATGGCGCCAAGGAGGCCCTGGAGATGGGTCTCGTCAACGCCGTGGTGCCGTTAGAGCAGCTGGAGGCGGAGGGGGTGCGTTGGGCTAGGGAGGTGCTGAAGCACAGCCCTACGGCCATCCGTTGCCTTAAGGCCGCATTCAATGCCGAAACCGATGGCCTCGCCGGGCTGCAGGAGCTGGCCGGCAACGCCACACATCTCTTTTATCGAACCGAAGAAGCCGTGGAAGGCCGCAATGCCTTCCTTGAAAAGCGGTCTCCGGATTTTTCCGAGACAGGCTGGTTACCCTGA